From the Nitrospirota bacterium genome, the window GCATGTGGATGCGCCGTATCATTTTCTGAATGATGGCAGGACGGCGGAACATCTCCCCCTTGACGTGCTCACAGGCCCGGTCTATGTGCTGGAACTGCCCGGTGTAAAAGTTATTACATCATCTGAACTGAAAAATGCCGCTATTCCCGCAGGTACGCTCCGTCTCCTGATCAAGACGGGCAACTCCGGATACTGGAATGATTGCGGCTCAACCTTTCAGACCGGCTTTGCCGGAATAGATGCAGATGGTGCGGAATTCCTTGTAAACAATGGAGTGAAACTGATCGGTATGGATTACCTCTCAATAGCGCCTTACAAAAAAAGCCGTCCTACCCACGAGGTACTGCTTAATGCAGGGGTAGTGATCGTAGAAGGGCTTGACCTCTCGGAAGTTCCTCAGGGACATTATACCTTGTACTGCCTCCCCCTGAGACTTGCCGGATCTGATGGTGCCCCTGCCCGGGCCATATTGGTAAGTGATTGTTGACAGCCCACCTAATAGGGTTATAAAATACCCTCCTATGTCAGGTAAATATGACCATAAGGAAATTGAACCGAAATGGCAGCACTATTGGGCGGATAACGGCACTTTTAAAGTGGGAGAGGATACCTCCAGG encodes:
- a CDS encoding cyclase family protein; translation: MKIYDISVAISPDLPVWPGDPQVTIERVAKIEEGANSNVSRITMGVHTGTHVDAPYHFLNDGRTAEHLPLDVLTGPVYVLELPGVKVITSSELKNAAIPAGTLRLLIKTGNSGYWNDCGSTFQTGFAGIDADGAEFLVNNGVKLIGMDYLSIAPYKKSRPTHEVLLNAGVVIVEGLDLSEVPQGHYTLYCLPLRLAGSDGAPARAILVSDC